A region from the Solibacillus sp. FSL H8-0523 genome encodes:
- a CDS encoding iron-containing alcohol dehydrogenase encodes MYTAYCRTFQGTMRLGMKVLNWRVPQLVEGENSLLNLPEIIRSLNLKRVLIVTDEGIKKTKLMEPLLEGLTELDISNIIYDKTVPNPTFTNVEEALELYTNYNCEGIIAFGGGSPMDCAKAVAARLARPDKSLEQMKGLFKVRKEMPPFFAVPTTAGTGSEGTIAAVVSNSETHEKFAIMDPSLVPHYAVLDPLLTVNLPMHITSTTGMDALTHAVEAYIGKSNTEETRKYSREAVILIFNYLTRAYENGTDIEAREQMQRASYLAGLAFTRAYVGYVHAIAHTLGGFYQIPHGYANAVILPHVLKFYGSSAAKPLAELANLVGIGKISDSDEKKAALFIEAIEHLNKKMGIPTKIDGIKNQDIPLMVERALQEANPLYPVPKVMDKDEMFYMYQVIKQ; translated from the coding sequence ATGTACACAGCATACTGTCGAACATTTCAAGGAACGATGCGTTTAGGCATGAAGGTCCTAAATTGGAGAGTACCACAGTTAGTAGAAGGTGAAAATAGTTTACTAAATCTTCCTGAAATAATTCGGAGCTTGAATTTGAAACGTGTCTTGATTGTTACAGATGAGGGCATTAAAAAAACGAAATTAATGGAGCCCTTATTAGAAGGATTAACGGAACTTGATATTTCGAATATTATTTACGACAAAACCGTACCTAATCCTACATTTACTAATGTAGAAGAAGCGCTTGAACTGTATACGAACTACAACTGTGAGGGCATTATCGCATTTGGTGGCGGTTCACCGATGGATTGTGCGAAAGCGGTTGCCGCACGACTAGCGCGTCCAGATAAATCCCTCGAACAAATGAAGGGTTTATTTAAAGTGCGTAAAGAAATGCCACCATTCTTTGCTGTACCGACAACAGCGGGTACGGGAAGCGAGGGAACGATTGCCGCAGTCGTGTCAAATAGTGAAACACACGAAAAATTCGCCATTATGGACCCGTCACTTGTGCCACACTATGCTGTATTAGATCCGTTATTAACCGTCAATTTACCAATGCATATCACGTCAACGACAGGTATGGATGCGTTAACGCATGCCGTCGAAGCGTATATCGGGAAAAGTAATACTGAGGAAACAAGAAAGTATTCAAGAGAAGCGGTCATTTTGATTTTTAACTATTTAACACGGGCCTACGAAAACGGAACAGACATTGAAGCGCGTGAACAAATGCAGCGTGCGTCTTATTTAGCAGGTCTTGCGTTTACGAGAGCCTATGTTGGCTATGTACATGCGATAGCACATACACTAGGTGGGTTTTATCAAATTCCGCACGGCTATGCCAATGCTGTGATTTTACCGCATGTGTTGAAATTTTACGGGTCGAGTGCAGCAAAGCCATTAGCGGAGCTCGCTAATTTGGTGGGGATTGGAAAAATATCGGATAGTGATGAAAAAAAAGCGGCATTATTCATCGAGGCCATCGAGCATTTAAATAAAAAAATGGGTATTCCAACTAAAATTGACGGGATAAAAAACCAAGATATCCCGCTTATGGTAGAGCGCGCGCTACAGGAGGCAAATCCGCTGTACCCAGTTCCAAAAGTGATGGATAAAGATGAAATGTTTTATATGTATCAGGTAATCAAACAATAA
- a CDS encoding phosphate-starvation-inducible protein PsiE encodes MAKKKRVVTIAPERVEEALLIQNRMLIELFVQVLDEQLVIERPILHERLENLIELSNHDRELKDTLHGLTEKL; translated from the coding sequence ATGGCTAAAAAAAAGAGAGTAGTAACAATCGCTCCTGAGCGTGTAGAAGAAGCATTATTAATTCAAAACCGTATGCTTATTGAATTATTTGTCCAAGTATTAGATGAGCAATTAGTAATTGAGCGTCCAATTTTACACGAGCGTTTAGAAAACTTAATCGAGCTTTCAAACCATGACCGTGAATTAAAAGATACATTACACGGCTTAACTGAAAAACTTTAA
- a CDS encoding NUDIX hydrolase, producing the protein MTLHEQIELYVPFNEQETKDRDLILRAMATLSDVLTRNNEILHFTSSAFAVNPDRTKVLMVYHNIYNSWSWTGGHADGDPNLLHVAKKELMEEAGLNEVKAVQKQMISLDILPVVGHVKNGKYVAPHLHFNATYVFEVQEDAAITAKLDENSAVGWINIDEIAQKCSEPHMIPVYEKILTKIKELQL; encoded by the coding sequence ATGACGTTACATGAGCAAATCGAGTTATATGTACCATTTAATGAGCAAGAAACAAAAGACCGAGATTTAATCTTGCGTGCAATGGCAACCTTATCAGATGTGTTAACACGTAATAACGAAATTTTGCATTTTACATCATCTGCATTTGCGGTAAATCCGGACCGTACAAAAGTATTAATGGTCTACCATAATATTTATAATTCATGGAGTTGGACAGGCGGACATGCGGACGGAGACCCGAATTTACTACATGTAGCGAAGAAGGAACTGATGGAAGAAGCGGGACTTAACGAAGTGAAAGCTGTACAAAAGCAAATGATTTCATTAGATATTTTACCGGTCGTTGGTCATGTGAAGAACGGAAAATATGTAGCACCGCATTTACATTTTAATGCAACCTATGTCTTTGAAGTGCAAGAAGATGCAGCCATTACGGCCAAGCTAGATGAAAATAGCGCTGTTGGCTGGATCAACATCGATGAAATTGCACAAAAATGTAGCGAGCCGCATATGATTCCGGTTTACGAAAAAATCTTAACGAAAATAAAAGAACTGCAGTTATAA
- a CDS encoding GatB/YqeY domain-containing protein, with translation MLKTVVFDQLKQAMKNKDVLAKGVLTLVKAALDAAEKEKGAELTPLEETAVINREVKQTNQSLDGAKQAGRDDLIEKEEAKLVILKSFLPKQLSEEEIVVALQEAGVTSGMNMGDAMKIAKPLLDGKADGATMSKVVKSLIS, from the coding sequence ATGTTAAAAACAGTTGTATTTGATCAATTAAAGCAAGCAATGAAAAATAAAGACGTGTTAGCTAAAGGTGTGTTAACGCTTGTGAAAGCAGCACTAGATGCAGCAGAAAAAGAAAAAGGTGCAGAATTAACACCATTAGAAGAAACGGCAGTTATTAACCGTGAAGTGAAGCAAACAAATCAATCATTAGACGGTGCAAAGCAAGCGGGCCGGGATGATTTAATCGAAAAAGAAGAAGCGAAATTAGTTATTTTAAAAAGCTTCTTACCAAAGCAATTATCAGAAGAAGAAATCGTGGTAGCACTTCAAGAGGCTGGCGTTACTTCAGGTATGAACATGGGTGATGCAATGAAAATTGCCAAGCCATTATTAGATGGTAAGGCAGACGGCGCGACAATGTCAAAAGTCGTGAAATCGTTAATTTCTTAA
- a CDS encoding sigma-70 family RNA polymerase sigma factor, whose translation MNEQLEHIVDEYSTHLLRIAYFYTKNRHAAEDIVQDVFIKYMQSNYEERGQLKSYLSMLTINKSKDYLKSWAYKKLKFESKWWMKTTDKDHLIQKEERSKIGAAILTLPLKYREPIILYYFEEMPITKIADVLGTNENTVKTRLRRAREQLRPVLEGDWEVLNHE comes from the coding sequence ATGAATGAACAGCTAGAGCACATTGTCGACGAGTATAGCACCCATTTACTACGGATTGCCTACTTTTACACGAAAAATCGCCATGCCGCTGAAGATATTGTGCAGGATGTTTTTATCAAATATATGCAGTCAAATTACGAAGAGCGCGGGCAGCTTAAAAGCTATTTGTCGATGCTGACGATTAATAAATCAAAAGACTACTTAAAAAGTTGGGCCTATAAAAAACTAAAATTCGAATCAAAATGGTGGATGAAAACAACGGACAAGGACCACCTCATTCAGAAAGAAGAACGTTCAAAAATTGGCGCGGCGATTCTGACCCTACCACTGAAATACCGTGAGCCGATTATTTTATACTATTTTGAGGAAATGCCCATTACTAAGATAGCGGACGTACTCGGAACGAATGAAAATACGGTGAAGACAAGGTTAAGGCGTGCACGGGAACAGCTACGCCCAGTATTAGAAGGCGATTGGGAGGTGCTCAACCATGAATGA
- the phoU gene encoding phosphate signaling complex protein PhoU: MIRERFEHDLISVQQELMELCDTSIGALQLSFDALMNKDIDLALQVIEQDFKINRLEETINDRVILLIAKQQPVATDLRRLIVVIKAAADMERIGDYAVNIAKETIRIGKEPFITSVEPIEEMFHKTVSMLRQIVEAFIEENTAKAKEIAALDDEVDELTGNTISNLMKLSISSEHVAQVTNLSFICRCIERSADHATNIAEHLFYLVKGKHYELNN, translated from the coding sequence ATGATAAGGGAACGATTTGAGCATGATTTAATAAGTGTCCAACAGGAATTAATGGAGCTTTGTGATACAAGTATTGGCGCCTTGCAGCTATCGTTTGATGCGCTAATGAATAAAGATATTGATTTAGCCTTACAAGTCATTGAACAGGATTTCAAAATTAATCGGCTAGAAGAAACGATTAATGACCGTGTGATTTTGTTAATCGCCAAGCAGCAGCCAGTTGCGACGGATTTACGCCGCCTGATTGTTGTCATTAAAGCAGCAGCCGATATGGAGCGCATTGGAGATTATGCGGTCAATATCGCGAAGGAAACGATTCGCATCGGGAAAGAGCCGTTTATTACGAGCGTGGAGCCGATTGAAGAAATGTTCCATAAAACGGTGTCCATGCTACGTCAAATTGTCGAAGCTTTTATCGAAGAAAACACAGCGAAGGCAAAAGAAATTGCAGCACTTGATGATGAGGTCGATGAGTTAACAGGCAATACCATTAGCAATTTAATGAAGCTCTCGATTTCAAGTGAGCATGTGGCACAAGTAACAAACCTGTCGTTTATTTGCCGCTGCATCGAACGCTCGGCAGACCACGCGACAAATATCGCTGAGCACCTGTTTTACCTTGTCAAAGGCAAGCACTATGAACTGAATAACTAA
- the pstB gene encoding phosphate ABC transporter ATP-binding protein PstB, with amino-acid sequence MVQVLSKTIEKKPQIITPEKKAIVMGSSNFNLWYGEHHALKDINLDMKENEVTAIIGPSGCGKSTYIKALNRMVELVPIVKTTGEINYRGRNIFSSGYEVEELRTKVGMVFQKPNPFPKSIYDNIAYGPRIHGIKNKKTLDEIVEKSLRGAAIWDEVKDRLNQNAYGLSGGQQQRICIARCLAIEPDVILMDEPTSALDPISTLKVEELVQELKEQYSIVIVTHNMQQAARISDQTAFFLNGEVIEYDKTDVIFSNPTDQRTEDYISGRFG; translated from the coding sequence ATGGTCCAAGTTTTATCGAAGACAATTGAGAAGAAACCTCAAATCATTACCCCTGAAAAGAAAGCCATTGTGATGGGATCTAGTAACTTTAACTTATGGTACGGTGAGCACCATGCGTTAAAGGACATTAATTTAGACATGAAGGAAAATGAGGTTACAGCCATTATCGGTCCTTCAGGATGTGGGAAATCCACGTATATTAAGGCGTTAAATCGGATGGTAGAGCTTGTACCAATCGTGAAAACAACAGGTGAAATCAACTACCGTGGACGCAATATATTCAGCTCAGGCTATGAAGTAGAGGAGCTACGTACAAAGGTAGGGATGGTGTTCCAAAAGCCAAATCCATTCCCAAAATCAATTTACGATAACATCGCGTATGGACCACGTATTCATGGCATTAAAAATAAGAAAACCTTAGATGAAATCGTAGAAAAATCACTACGCGGTGCCGCAATTTGGGATGAGGTAAAGGATCGTTTAAACCAAAATGCGTACGGTTTATCAGGCGGCCAACAACAGCGTATTTGTATCGCACGCTGCCTAGCGATTGAACCGGATGTGATTTTAATGGATGAGCCGACGAGTGCGCTTGACCCAATTTCAACGTTAAAGGTGGAAGAGCTTGTGCAGGAATTAAAAGAACAATACTCAATTGTTATTGTTACGCATAATATGCAACAAGCAGCGCGTATCAGTGATCAAACAGCCTTTTTCTTAAACGGCGAAGTCATTGAGTATGACAAAACCGACGTGATTTTCTCAAACCCAACAGATCAGCGTACGGAAGACTATATTTCAGGAAGATTTGGATAA
- the pstA gene encoding phosphate ABC transporter permease PstA, translated as MRYMQEDIVMKRMTKRLSANKIWKTIFILATSFALISLTMLIGRILSQGVGHFDWQFLTNFASRIPANAGIKAALIGSLWLMSVVAPVSIILGVSTAIYLEEYAKQNKLNDFIRMNISNLAGVPSIVFGLLGLTIFVRLFGFDKSILAAGLTMSLLILPVIIVASQEAIRAVPKEQREASFGMGATKWQTIVRVVLPAAIPGILTGSILALSRAIGETAPLVVIGIPVILQFLPTGYLDTFTALPMQIFDWAKRPQEEFQLVASAGIMVLMIVLLTMNSIAIFIRNKFQKRY; from the coding sequence ATGCGCTATATGCAAGAAGATATCGTCATGAAACGAATGACGAAACGACTTTCTGCTAATAAGATATGGAAAACCATATTCATTTTAGCAACAAGCTTTGCCCTTATTTCACTAACGATGCTTATCGGTCGAATCTTATCGCAAGGTGTCGGTCACTTTGACTGGCAATTTTTAACGAACTTTGCATCACGTATTCCAGCAAATGCAGGGATTAAAGCAGCGTTGATTGGTTCACTATGGCTCATGAGTGTGGTTGCACCGGTTTCGATTATTTTAGGTGTGAGCACGGCCATTTACTTAGAAGAATACGCCAAGCAAAACAAGCTCAATGACTTTATTCGCATGAATATCTCGAATTTAGCAGGGGTGCCATCCATTGTCTTTGGTTTACTTGGGTTAACGATCTTTGTTAGATTATTTGGCTTTGATAAAAGTATTTTAGCAGCGGGATTGACGATGAGTTTACTTATTTTGCCGGTGATTATTGTGGCCTCACAAGAAGCGATTCGTGCGGTACCAAAGGAACAACGAGAAGCCTCGTTTGGGATGGGCGCAACAAAGTGGCAAACGATTGTACGTGTCGTATTACCAGCAGCAATTCCCGGGATTCTAACAGGTAGTATTTTAGCGCTCTCACGTGCCATTGGGGAAACAGCCCCGCTAGTAGTAATCGGAATTCCGGTAATTTTACAATTCTTACCGACAGGCTATTTAGATACATTTACCGCATTGCCAATGCAAATTTTTGACTGGGCAAAACGTCCGCAAGAAGAATTCCAATTGGTCGCATCGGCCGGCATTATGGTGCTGATGATTGTGCTACTGACGATGAACTCGATTGCGATCTTCATTCGTAATAAGTTCCAAAAACGATACTAG
- the pstC gene encoding phosphate ABC transporter permease subunit PstC, producing the protein MTLKQQERPSVQQLIETARKRKGKKLLEKCVPVLLFLAATISVLTTFGIVFTLIFETIEFFSRVSITDYLFGTEWLPFSGKEPLYGILPLIIGTLKVTAIAILVAVPFGLGAAIYLSEYASERIRKIVKPILEVLAGVPTIVYGFFALSFITPILQVLIPNLKIFNAISPGIVVGVMILPMITSMSEDAMSSVPSSIREGALGLGATKFEVAVKVVLPAALSGIVASVVLGVSRAIGETMIVSLAGGSTPKFDFGFTDSIQTMTAYIVQVTTGDAGYGTTIYYSIYAVGFTLFIFTLLMNLLATYISKRFREEY; encoded by the coding sequence ATGACGCTCAAACAACAGGAGCGACCAAGTGTTCAGCAATTGATCGAGACCGCACGTAAACGAAAAGGGAAAAAGCTGCTTGAAAAATGTGTTCCCGTATTGCTATTTTTAGCAGCGACAATTTCCGTATTAACTACATTCGGTATTGTCTTTACACTTATTTTTGAAACGATTGAATTTTTCTCACGTGTATCGATTACAGACTACTTATTTGGGACAGAATGGCTGCCGTTCTCAGGGAAAGAGCCTCTTTATGGAATCTTGCCATTAATTATTGGAACATTAAAGGTGACAGCAATTGCGATTTTAGTTGCGGTGCCGTTTGGTTTAGGGGCGGCGATTTACTTAAGTGAATATGCCTCGGAGCGTATTCGTAAAATCGTAAAGCCGATTTTAGAGGTGCTTGCAGGGGTGCCAACAATTGTTTATGGGTTTTTCGCATTATCATTCATAACGCCAATTTTACAAGTACTTATTCCAAATTTAAAAATTTTCAATGCGATTAGTCCGGGGATTGTTGTCGGGGTTATGATTTTACCGATGATTACGTCAATGTCAGAAGATGCGATGAGTTCAGTACCAAGTTCGATTCGCGAGGGGGCTCTTGGCTTAGGAGCAACAAAGTTTGAAGTGGCAGTGAAAGTTGTGTTACCAGCAGCATTATCAGGAATTGTAGCATCTGTTGTACTTGGTGTGTCTCGTGCCATTGGTGAAACGATGATCGTATCACTGGCAGGTGGTTCAACGCCGAAATTTGATTTTGGTTTCACCGACTCCATTCAAACAATGACGGCCTATATTGTACAAGTCACAACGGGTGACGCAGGCTACGGGACGACGATTTACTACTCAATTTACGCAGTCGGCTTTACATTATTTATCTTTACATTACTGATGAATTTACTGGCAACTTATATTTCAAAACGCTTCCGAGAGGAGTATTAA
- a CDS encoding PstS family phosphate ABC transporter substrate-binding protein, with amino-acid sequence MKKWKYLTSTAILGSALFLAACGDGEETLTSAENNTEQAESGSAELTGNVVGDGSSTVAPITEALVEEYAAVQKDVRVAVGVSGTGGGFEKFINGETDFSNASRPIKDTEVEKLKAAGIEYTEFELAYDGLSVVVHPDNTWAKDLTVEQLQKIWIEDGTKKKWSDIDASWPAEEIVFYSPGSDSGTYDYFDEVILDGEDIVKDAMLSEDDNVLVQGVTGDVNAIGYFGYAYYLENKDKLQVVTVNGVEPTNDTIESGDYSPLSRPLFIYVKNSAVKDSEATYDFIKFTLANAGEMAEVVGYVSLPADKYEASLKQLEGLK; translated from the coding sequence ATGAAAAAGTGGAAGTACTTAACATCAACAGCTATTCTAGGTTCGGCATTATTTTTAGCGGCGTGTGGTGACGGAGAAGAAACATTAACATCAGCAGAAAATAACACAGAGCAAGCTGAATCAGGGAGCGCTGAATTAACAGGCAATGTAGTAGGAGATGGTTCATCAACAGTGGCCCCAATTACAGAAGCATTAGTTGAAGAATACGCAGCAGTGCAAAAGGATGTACGTGTTGCAGTTGGTGTATCGGGTACAGGTGGCGGCTTTGAAAAATTCATCAATGGTGAAACAGATTTCTCAAATGCATCACGTCCAATTAAAGATACAGAAGTAGAAAAATTAAAAGCAGCAGGCATCGAATACACAGAGTTTGAATTAGCCTATGACGGCTTATCGGTAGTCGTTCACCCAGACAATACATGGGCGAAAGATTTAACAGTTGAGCAATTACAAAAAATTTGGATTGAAGACGGTACAAAGAAAAAATGGTCGGATATCGACGCATCTTGGCCAGCTGAAGAAATCGTATTCTACTCACCAGGCTCAGATTCAGGTACGTATGACTACTTTGATGAGGTCATTTTAGATGGGGAAGACATTGTAAAGGATGCAATGCTTTCTGAAGATGATAACGTGCTTGTTCAAGGGGTTACAGGTGATGTAAACGCAATAGGCTACTTCGGTTATGCGTATTACTTAGAAAATAAAGATAAATTACAAGTGGTAACGGTAAATGGTGTCGAGCCAACAAATGACACGATTGAATCAGGTGACTATTCACCATTATCACGTCCACTATTCATTTATGTGAAAAATAGCGCGGTGAAAGACAGTGAAGCAACGTATGATTTCATTAAGTTCACATTAGCAAACGCGGGTGAAATGGCAGAGGTTGTAGGCTATGTTAGCTTACCAGCTGATAAATATGAGGCAAGTTTAAAGCAGTTAGAAGGCTTGAAGTAG
- a CDS encoding response regulator has translation MRKKVMHTVVILGALSNAIILAVMKTPAWLIILLSIFYVVTFQGLLYILEPRLVRAERERNVKAYPFLRDFVDAKKATVTLRDGTVFYNATFEGYAKARDAKTILLHVHTIKTKKAPSTTTEHEVKLIDIKEVKKIQ, from the coding sequence ATGCGAAAAAAAGTAATGCATACAGTCGTCATTTTAGGTGCATTGAGTAATGCGATTATTTTAGCAGTGATGAAAACACCGGCTTGGTTAATTATTTTACTGTCTATCTTTTATGTAGTAACCTTCCAAGGTCTACTCTACATATTAGAACCACGCCTCGTACGTGCAGAACGTGAACGTAATGTTAAAGCGTATCCGTTTTTACGAGATTTCGTTGATGCTAAAAAAGCTACGGTTACTCTACGAGATGGTACCGTGTTCTATAATGCAACATTTGAAGGCTACGCAAAAGCGCGTGACGCAAAAACGATTCTGTTACACGTACATACGATTAAAACAAAAAAAGCACCCTCGACAACAACAGAGCATGAAGTAAAGCTGATCGATATTAAAGAAGTGAAAAAGATACAGTAA
- a CDS encoding penicillin-binding protein 2, with protein sequence MRKIPQNRKPNPKAQQRASLTFRMNVLFFSIFVLFSALIFRLGYLQIVKGEDYVRALERTEEVRVNTSVPRGRIFDRYGRVLVDNQPENAITYTKMQTTKSAEMLEIAEKLARLIDQPTKKVTLRDKLDFWILRNPEDAKAKVTQEEMTKYRNQFEEIETKEVNQEYDRRIRERITEQELAQLSDFDLEVLAIYREMMTGYNLSPQIIKGEDVTADEFARVSEQLSELPGVNTTTDWKRVRLSPLAILGRTTVPSKGVPKSQLNHYLARDYSRNDRVGESYFEAQYEEILQGEKSVVKNLTNKKGQVVETVTTFDGEPGKDLLTTIDSELQKKAEEIVERHLLELKSRGGSDLLDRAFMVAMNPQTGELLSVVGKKIEKDEETGKPYIVDYSYGTFTTAYEAGSSIKAATVLMGYNEDVIKPGTVMLDAPMRIGNITLNSLFNKGGSVMLDDLTALERSSNVYMFKIAMGVGGRSYSAGSRFSLDNGTLQTMRNEYAQFGLGVPTGIDLPGETVGYQADPDTDVKLLNLAIGQFDTYTTMQLAQYISTISNGGYRIQPRMLKEIRKPSPDGENLGQIVDEVTPTILNRIENSEAEIKQVQEGLRRVFFGSNGSSRRQFETAKYTAAGKTGTAQVVYYGPQKEKYGTDTINIVNVGYAPFENPEIAYAIIYPWATTNFSDSNYLPHANLTAREYLDAYFELKNKYVEEGISASKVEKPIIKDSDEKLSEDEAVQTVNE encoded by the coding sequence TTGCGTAAAATACCGCAAAATCGTAAGCCGAATCCAAAGGCACAGCAACGTGCGAGCTTAACATTTCGGATGAACGTCCTTTTCTTTTCAATATTTGTCCTATTTTCTGCATTAATTTTCCGTTTAGGATATTTACAAATTGTTAAGGGTGAGGACTATGTACGAGCATTAGAACGTACAGAAGAGGTTCGTGTTAACACAAGTGTACCACGTGGTCGGATTTTTGATCGCTACGGGCGTGTGCTAGTAGATAATCAACCTGAAAATGCGATTACCTACACGAAAATGCAAACGACAAAATCAGCAGAAATGCTTGAAATTGCTGAAAAGCTGGCCCGTTTAATTGACCAGCCCACAAAGAAAGTCACGCTGCGTGATAAGCTAGATTTCTGGATATTACGTAATCCAGAAGATGCAAAAGCAAAAGTGACGCAAGAGGAAATGACGAAGTACCGCAATCAGTTCGAGGAAATCGAAACAAAAGAAGTGAACCAAGAATATGATCGTCGTATCCGTGAACGAATTACAGAACAGGAGTTAGCGCAGTTATCTGACTTCGATTTAGAAGTATTAGCAATTTACCGAGAAATGATGACTGGTTATAATTTATCACCACAAATTATTAAAGGTGAAGATGTAACAGCAGATGAGTTTGCCCGTGTTTCTGAGCAATTATCAGAATTACCAGGTGTCAATACAACAACGGACTGGAAGCGTGTTCGTTTGTCACCATTAGCGATTTTAGGTCGTACAACGGTACCGAGTAAAGGTGTTCCGAAATCACAGTTAAATCACTATTTAGCGCGTGATTACTCACGAAATGACCGTGTCGGGGAATCGTATTTCGAAGCCCAATACGAAGAAATCTTACAAGGTGAAAAATCAGTCGTTAAAAACTTAACAAATAAAAAAGGGCAAGTTGTCGAAACGGTGACTACTTTTGATGGAGAACCTGGTAAAGATTTATTAACGACGATTGATAGTGAATTACAAAAGAAAGCAGAAGAAATCGTAGAGCGTCATTTACTAGAGTTAAAATCGAGAGGCGGTTCTGATTTATTAGATCGGGCGTTTATGGTTGCTATGAATCCACAAACGGGCGAACTTCTTTCAGTAGTGGGTAAGAAAATCGAAAAAGATGAAGAGACAGGCAAGCCTTATATAGTTGATTATTCTTATGGTACTTTTACAACCGCATATGAAGCAGGTTCTTCTATAAAAGCGGCAACTGTATTAATGGGCTATAACGAAGATGTCATTAAGCCAGGTACAGTCATGCTTGATGCTCCGATGCGTATCGGGAATATTACATTAAACTCTTTATTTAATAAGGGTGGCAGTGTGATGTTAGACGATTTAACGGCTCTTGAGCGTTCTTCAAACGTGTATATGTTTAAGATTGCAATGGGCGTCGGTGGACGTTCGTATTCAGCAGGTTCTCGTTTTAGTTTAGATAATGGAACACTACAAACAATGCGAAATGAATACGCACAATTTGGATTAGGTGTGCCAACAGGAATTGATTTACCGGGTGAAACAGTCGGTTATCAAGCCGATCCTGATACAGATGTAAAATTACTAAACTTAGCAATTGGACAGTTCGATACTTACACAACAATGCAATTAGCACAGTACATCTCGACAATTTCAAATGGCGGCTATCGAATTCAACCACGCATGCTAAAAGAAATTAGAAAACCTTCTCCAGATGGTGAAAATTTAGGGCAAATAGTAGATGAAGTAACACCTACTATTTTAAATCGTATTGAAAACAGTGAAGCTGAAATTAAACAAGTTCAAGAAGGCTTACGACGAGTTTTCTTTGGCTCAAATGGCTCTTCTCGTAGACAATTTGAAACGGCAAAATATACAGCAGCAGGTAAAACCGGTACAGCCCAGGTAGTCTATTATGGACCGCAAAAAGAGAAGTATGGGACAGATACAATTAATATTGTAAATGTAGGTTATGCGCCGTTTGAAAATCCGGAAATTGCCTATGCGATTATTTATCCGTGGGCAACGACGAATTTTAGTGATAGTAACTACTTACCACATGCCAATTTAACAGCGAGAGAATATTTAGATGCCTATTTTGAATTAAAAAACAAATATGTAGAAGAAGGCATTTCGGCTAGCAAGGTTGAAAAACCAATTATTAAAGATTCAGATGAAAAATTATCTGAGGACGAAGCCGTACAAACCGTAAACGAATAA
- the crcB gene encoding fluoride efflux transporter CrcB: protein MNSLVVGIGGALGAMTRYFLSEFFPSSNGFPYLTMLINWSGSLFFALLFLKLPTKRAWLKLGATTGFLGGFTTFSTFSIETIQLFERQQYGQAILYSSASLIGSVLCCYFAYHFVKKVVTH, encoded by the coding sequence TTGAATAGTTTGGTCGTCGGAATTGGTGGCGCGCTTGGTGCAATGACGCGCTACTTTCTTAGTGAGTTTTTCCCTTCAAGCAATGGCTTTCCTTATTTAACTATGCTGATTAATTGGAGTGGGAGCTTGTTTTTTGCACTTTTATTTTTGAAGTTACCTACAAAGCGAGCTTGGCTTAAACTCGGGGCTACAACTGGCTTTTTAGGGGGCTTTACGACCTTTTCTACATTTAGTATCGAAACGATTCAATTATTCGAACGACAACAATATGGGCAAGCCATTTTGTATAGTAGTGCTAGTCTAATTGGCTCGGTTCTGTGCTGTTATTTTGCTTATCACTTTGTTAAAAAGGTGGTGACCCATTAA